The proteins below are encoded in one region of Ricinus communis isolate WT05 ecotype wild-type chromosome 6, ASM1957865v1, whole genome shotgun sequence:
- the LOC8272276 gene encoding uncharacterized protein LOC8272276 — MAASIPFISALFLLTLISQGHCQCDNVSNFIISQSQTGQKIANKTEWNVTIKNDCLCTRGEIKLDCTGFQNAENTDPSVLKVIGNECLINNGGVLHGFESFSFTYAWDTQFQFKAKDSSVECS; from the exons ATGGCTGCTTCCATCCCTTTCATCTCTGCTCTCTTCTTGCTCACTCTTATTTCTCAAg GACATTGCCAGTGTGATAATgtgtcaaattttattatttcacaATCTCAAACGGGCCAGAAAATAGCAAACAAGACAGAATGGAATGTGACTATAAAAAATGATTGCTTGTGTACCAGAGGAGAAATCAAATTGGACTGCACTGGATTTCAGAATGCAGAAAACACTGACCCTTCAGTCCTGAAGGTGATTGGGAATGAATGCCTGATTAACAATGGAGGAGTCCTTCACGGGTTTGAATCATTCAGTTTCACTTATGCTTGGGATACTCAGTTTCAGTTTAAGGCAAAGGACTCTTCTGTTGAGTGTTCTTAA
- the LOC8272277 gene encoding DNA-directed RNA polymerases II, IV and V subunit 12: MDPQPEPVSYICGDCGMENTLKQGDVIQCRECGYRILYKKRTRRIVQYEAR, encoded by the exons ATGGATCCTCAACCCGAACCAGTCAGCTACATCTGTGGAG ATTGTGGAATGGAAAACACTTTGAAGCAAGGAGATGTGATCCAGTGCAGAGAGTGTGGTTACCGTATTCTTTACAAGAAGCGAACCCGCAGAA TTGTTCAGTATGAGGCACGCTAA
- the LOC8272279 gene encoding zinc finger CCCH domain-containing protein 13 produces MSRRERDYRDSDSRRHRSGFDREPSPKRSRRDGKPETERVPSYTNLNVEDSTDRDQRHRRRLHDALPLEAPSAPDSKVEAGVLSKDSEKKPNGDHEGTKRSSDPIDVPRSRSYFQHDERGNAAQVGRSIGRRATTERRWRDSKDERNERAINKSSNYDSQQRDGRSHAKGVDKSVWHHDAFFKMEAEPAAPVRKRPAFREKKVPVDSENAEKTVIEPVKPSHSDRPSEIERREERDRNPRHSDRSERPVSSNRKEAQRGGLWDRHGVGGGNYKERERFSGRQIYRPGGTRPEKWKHDMFDEANRSPIKKNEEDQIANVEALLAS; encoded by the exons ATGTCACGGCGAGAACGAGACTATCGCGATTCCGACTCTAGACGACATCGTTCTGGCTTTGACCGAGAGCCCAG tCCCAAGAGGTCTAGGAGGGATGGAAAACCAGAAACTGAGAGGGTTCCTAGCTACACTAACTTGAATGTTGAAGATAGTACTGATCGGGACCAAAGGCATCGGCGCCGGTTACATGATGCATTGCCTCTTGAGGCTCCTTCAGCACCTGATTCCAAGGTAGAGGCTGGTGTCTTAAGCAAGGATTCTGAGAAGAAACCCAATGGAGATCATGAAGGAACTAAGCGCTCTTCTGATCCAATTGATGTACCTCGGTCTCGATCTTATTTTCAG CACGATGAGCGTGGTAATGCCGCGCAAGTTGGTCGAAGCATTGGGCGGAGAGCAACAACTG aGCGTCGATGGAGGGATTCAAAGGATGAACGAAATGAAAGGGCAATAAACAAATCGTCAAATTATGATTCACAGCAAAGAGATGGGAGATCACATGCTAAGGGGGTTGACAAAAGTGTCTGGCATCATGATGCTTTCTTCAAAATGGAAGCTGAACCAGCTGCTCCTGTGAGGAAAAGACCTGCATTTAGGGAGAAGAAAGTTCCAGTAGACTCTGAGAATGCTGAAAAAACCGTGATTGAGCCTGTGAAGCCTAGTCATTCTGATCGCCCGTCAGAAATTGAAAGAAGGGAGGAGAGAGATCGTAACCCCCGCCATTCTGACAGATCTGAGAGGCCAGTGTCTAGTAACAGGAAAGAAGCACAAAGGGGTGGCCTTTGGGACAGACATGGTGTTGGTGGTGGCAATtacaaagaaagagagagatttAGCGGAAGGCAAATTTATCGCCCAGGTGGTACGCGGCCAGAAAAGTGGAAGCATGATATGTTTGATGAGGCTAATAGGAGCCCAAtcaaaaagaatgaagagGATCAGATTGCAAATGTTGAAGCACTCTTGGCTTCATAG
- the LOC8272280 gene encoding uncharacterized protein LOC8272280, with product MELKSITPSPNFSLPNPRIQPVIHLNSLEKISIRHESTNKTKDVIALPTMSDILSSSKAQKLDLQLKTVGPFFRITARSLETKNELGRAEGLIRVWLRGKILHLDSIRLRRETLGMEKSIFGIGLFIGAVAIRYGHDCGCRVAELLAINDSDLYHSKLVRFYTRIGFKAVHEVTGSTTGDLAHMLVWGGVGTRMDAEVEELLIKWCTRFKHRN from the exons ATGGAACTGAAATCTATAACTCCAAGTCCCAACTTTTCTCTACCAAATCCGAGAATACAACCCGTAATTCACTTGAATTCGCTTGAGAAAATCTCCATTCGACATGAAAGTACTAACAAAACCAAAGACGTCATTGCTTTACCAACCATGTCTGACATATTATCCTCATCCAAAGCTCAAAAACTTGACCTCCAGCTCAAAACAGTTGGACCCTTTTTCAGAATAACAGCTAGGAGTCTTGAAACCAAAAATGAGCTTGGTAGAGCTGAAGGGCTGATAAGGGTTTGGTTAAGAGGCAAAATCCTTCATTTGGATTCAATAAGGTTAAGAAGAGAGACATTGGGTATGGAGAAATCTATTTTTGGTATTGGTTTGTTTATTGGAGCTGTTGCTATTAGGTATGGACATGATTGTGGTTGTAGGGTTGCTGAGCTGCTCGCCATTAATGACTCCGATCTTTACCATTCTAAG CTGGTTAGGTTCTATACAAGAATTGGGTTCAAGGCTGTGCATGAAGTGACTGGTTCAACAACTGGAGACCTTGCTCATATGTTAGTTTGGGGAGGCGTAGGAACTCGAATGGATGCTGAGGTTGAAGAGCTTCTAATAAAATGGTGCACTAGATTCAAACATCGAAATTGA
- the LOC8272278 gene encoding dual-specificity RNA methyltransferase RlmN has protein sequence MTSNWGFCLSEPGDIISPSYLASNGQIVFYDGGNQHYKMTTKLTVGSIFDAPVLKREFQEANISLHFVPLIWKYVIKNPNCEWDQIPNLPSAAYSLLKSKFTTFTSTLHSVIESSDGVTTKLLIKLQNGAFVEAVIMRYDTRLGKYGGKPRPGGPRSTLCISSQVGCKMGCKFCATGSMGFKNNLSSGEIVEQLVHATQLSQIRNVVFMGMGEPLNNYTALVEAIRVMLGSPFQLSPKKITVSTVGVIHAINKLQRDLPGLNLAVSLHAPVQDIRCHIMPAARAFPLEKLMDALQVYQKNSQQKIFIEYIMLDGVNDEEQHAHQLGKLLEAFEVVVNLIPFNPIGSLSQFRTSGEEKVSRFQIILRGVYKIRTTVRKQMGQDISGACGQLVVNLPDKKSTENMGVLTDIEDLRL, from the exons ATGACAAGTAACTGGGGATTTTGTCTTTCTGAACCAGGCGATATCATATCACCATCATATCTGGCCAGCAACGGCCAAATAGTCTTTTACGACGGCGGTAATCAACATTATAAAATGACCACAAAACTGACCGTTGGGTCGATTTTCGACGCTCCAGTTTTGAAGAGAGAGTTTCAAGAAGCAAACATCAGTCTTCACTTCGTTCCTTTAATTTGGAA GTATGTGATTAAGAACCCTAATTGTGAGTGGGATCAAATACCCAATTTGCCCTCAGCTGCATACTCACTCCTGAAGTCAAAGTTCACAACTTTCACTTCTACTCTTCACTCTGTTATTGAATCCAGTGATGGGGTCACCACCAAACTGCTTATTAAGCTTCAG AATGGAGCATTTGTGGAGGCCGTTATTATGAGGTATGACACTCGTTTGGGAAAATATGGTGGCAAACCCCGTCCAGGTGGCCCAAGGTCAACTTTGTGCATATCATCCCAG GTTGGTTGTAAAATGGGTTGCAAGTTTTGCGCAACTGGAAGCATGGGATTCAAAAACAATCTATCATCGGGAGAAATTGTTGAACAATTAGTCCATGCCACTCAATTATCCCAAATACGGAATGTTGTTTTCATG GGAATGGGAGAACCATTGAATAATTATACTGCCTTGGTGGAAGCAATTCGTGTTATGCTGGGATCTCCATTTCAACTGTcaccaaagaaaattactgtGTCAACG GTTGGGGTCATCCATGCTATTAACAAGCTTCAGAGAGATCTTCCTGGTTTGAACTTGGCAGTATCATTGCATGCACCAGTTCAAGATATTCGCTGCCATATAATGCCTGCAGCTCGGGCTTTTCCTTTAGAAAAACTTATGGATGCTCTACAagtatatcaaaaaaatag CCAGCAGAAAATTTTTATTGAGTACATAATGCTTGATGGTGTAAATGATGAAGAGCAACATGCCCACCAGCTCGGCAAATTGCTAGAGGCATTTGAAGTG GTTGTGAACTTGATACCTTTCAATCCAATTGGTAGTTTGAGTCAATTCCGAACCAGTGGTGAGGAGAAAGTATCAAGATTCCAGATAATTCTTAGGGGTGTCTACAAGATTCGTACAACAGTTCGTAAGCAAATGGGTCAGGACATAAGCGGTGCCTGTGGTCAGCTGGTAGTCAATTTACCTGATAAGAAGTCCACCGAGAATATGGGGGTGCTAACTGATATTGAAGATCTTCGTCTTTGA